One segment of Pseudomonadota bacterium DNA contains the following:
- a CDS encoding fructose-1,6-bisphosphatase: MIQLEQTFMNFLLAHQEKYNRTYHFLILMDALISAAKHIQYYYLTGALKGNLGQAHEVNIQGEDVMRMDQIAHNITIHYLKTTNRVIHAVSEESDDIIPLNENGGRYFVYFDPLDGSSNVAHGLPVGFLFSIAKRNLEGPEDGHLRAGKDCIAAGMFVIPTGTFTLALKEAGTWRFHIDETMDYVKPVRMMLPEDRKSWELSFNAANHFTYAHRVQGWIAKNMQKYAFRYLGSLAGDFHRILSNGGMFMYPAIVNHPNPKKNRPEGKLRLMYEAAVVSFMCREAGGDAVDETGTPILDLQPKKHHQRTALYVGSKPLIDEITEVLKGQQK; encoded by the coding sequence TTTACTTGCCCATCAGGAAAAATACAATCGTACTTACCACTTTCTCATCCTGATGGATGCCCTGATCAGTGCAGCAAAGCATATCCAGTACTACTATCTGACAGGTGCCTTAAAAGGAAACCTAGGACAGGCACATGAGGTAAACATTCAGGGCGAAGACGTGATGCGCATGGATCAAATTGCGCATAATATTACAATACATTACCTGAAGACCACAAACAGGGTAATTCATGCGGTCAGCGAGGAGTCGGATGATATAATCCCGCTCAATGAAAATGGCGGCCGTTATTTTGTCTATTTTGATCCCCTTGATGGTTCATCAAACGTTGCCCACGGTCTGCCCGTCGGCTTTCTCTTCAGCATTGCCAAGCGGAATCTCGAGGGACCTGAGGATGGCCATTTGAGGGCCGGGAAAGATTGTATAGCAGCAGGAATGTTTGTTATACCAACAGGCACATTCACGCTTGCATTGAAGGAAGCTGGAACATGGAGATTCCATATAGATGAAACAATGGACTATGTCAAGCCTGTCCGCATGATGCTCCCGGAGGATAGAAAGAGCTGGGAGTTATCATTCAACGCCGCCAACCATTTTACCTATGCCCATAGAGTCCAGGGGTGGATAGCCAAGAATATGCAAAAATATGCCTTCAGATACCTCGGTTCCCTGGCAGGGGATTTCCATCGGATCCTTTCCAATGGTGGCATGTTCATGTACCCTGCCATTGTAAACCATCCAAATCCAAAGAAAAACAGGCCTGAGGGGAAACTACGGCTGATGTACGAGGCTGCTGTTGTATCCTTCATGTGCCGCGAGGCTGGTGGAGATGCTGTGGATGAAACAGGAACGCCCATACTCGACCTCCAGCCAAAAAAGCACCATCAAAGAACCGCCCTTTATGTTGGTTCGAAACCGCTGATAGATGAGATTACGGAGGTTCTCAAGGGACAACAGAAGTAG
- a CDS encoding class II fructose-bisphosphate aldolase — protein MNKPSVPAQQALNTELSAELTSYIRKLEPKGVTISVGGEIGEVGGRNSTEEELRAYIEGFRKELDKRGAGMTGLSKISIQTGTSHGGVALPDGSIAKVKVDFDTLKRLSQIARRDYGMGGAVQHGASTLPEDAFGKFVETEACEIHLATGFMNMFFNRIPENLREEMYAYLREKHASEHKSDMTDEQFYYKVRKNAVGPFKARSWSLPLSVKEEIKKDWESQFRKLFDVLGSRGTRQYVEKFVKPVVIQPSIKDYLGEAAGVESVSDLAD, from the coding sequence TTGAATAAGCCCTCTGTGCCTGCACAGCAGGCGCTCAACACGGAGCTTTCTGCCGAATTGACCTCCTATATCCGTAAGCTGGAGCCGAAGGGGGTTACCATTTCAGTTGGCGGCGAAATCGGTGAAGTTGGCGGTCGCAATTCGACAGAAGAAGAATTACGTGCCTACATTGAAGGGTTCAGGAAGGAACTGGATAAACGGGGCGCTGGCATGACAGGATTAAGCAAAATCAGTATCCAGACAGGGACATCACACGGTGGTGTTGCATTACCTGATGGGTCTATTGCGAAGGTTAAAGTAGATTTTGACACACTGAAAAGGTTAAGTCAGATTGCACGGCGAGATTATGGTATGGGAGGCGCTGTGCAGCATGGCGCATCGACCTTGCCCGAAGATGCCTTCGGGAAGTTCGTGGAAACGGAAGCATGCGAGATTCACCTGGCAACAGGTTTTATGAATATGTTCTTCAACCGTATTCCTGAGAATTTGCGCGAGGAAATGTATGCCTATCTACGGGAAAAACACGCCTCAGAGCATAAAAGCGATATGACTGATGAACAATTCTACTATAAGGTACGCAAAAATGCGGTGGGCCCATTCAAGGCACGCTCCTGGTCTTTACCGCTTTCCGTGAAAGAAGAAATCAAAAAGGACTGGGAATCCCAGTTCAGGAAGCTCTTTGATGTGTTGGGGTCGAGAGGCACCCGTCAGTACGTTGAGAAATTTGTAAAGCCGGTTGTAATTCAACCCAGTATTAAAGACTACCTTGGTGAGGCAGCGGGGGTCGAGAGCGTGAGTGACCTTGCCGATTGA